Proteins encoded within one genomic window of Thermococcus sp.:
- a CDS encoding ABC transporter ATP-binding protein, whose product MEPVLKVENLKKYFPVKSLLRTIAWVKAVDGVSFEIYPGETFGLVGESGCGKTTTGRTILRLIQPTSGSVLFGGKDVTKLKGKDLLWFRKHAQIMFQDPYSSLDPRQTVFSTIMEPVKFHGITVDDPEEFVIKLLESVGLNEMHLYRYPHEFSGGQRQRIALAKILALKPDFVVLDEPTSALDVSVQANILNTLKGLQKEYGFSYLFISHDLGVVKYMSHRMGVMYLGKLVEVGPAKRIFENPLHPYTQMLLSAIPVPDPELARTKKRMEVRGEPPSPVNPPKGCRFHPRCPLAKAGLCDRREPPLIEVE is encoded by the coding sequence ATGGAACCAGTGCTCAAAGTTGAAAACCTTAAGAAATACTTCCCGGTCAAAAGCCTCTTAAGAACGATCGCATGGGTGAAGGCGGTCGACGGTGTTAGTTTTGAGATATACCCTGGTGAGACTTTTGGCCTCGTTGGCGAAAGCGGTTGCGGAAAAACCACCACCGGCAGGACGATACTGAGGCTGATACAGCCAACGTCGGGTAGCGTGCTGTTCGGGGGAAAGGACGTCACGAAGCTCAAGGGCAAGGACCTGCTGTGGTTCAGGAAACATGCCCAGATAATGTTCCAGGACCCTTACTCCTCACTTGACCCGCGTCAGACTGTCTTCAGCACCATAATGGAGCCGGTTAAATTCCACGGCATAACTGTCGATGACCCCGAGGAGTTCGTGATAAAGCTCCTCGAAAGCGTTGGGCTCAACGAGATGCACCTTTACCGTTATCCCCACGAGTTCTCGGGCGGTCAAAGGCAGAGGATAGCTCTGGCCAAGATCCTTGCCCTCAAGCCGGACTTCGTGGTTCTCGATGAGCCAACATCGGCTCTCGATGTTTCGGTGCAGGCGAACATCCTGAACACCCTCAAGGGGCTGCAGAAGGAATACGGCTTCTCGTACCTATTCATAAGCCACGACCTCGGCGTCGTCAAGTATATGAGTCACAGAATGGGCGTCATGTACCTGGGTAAGCTTGTTGAAGTCGGACCGGCCAAGAGGATATTTGAAAACCCGCTTCATCCCTACACACAGATGCTTCTCTCTGCGATTCCTGTGCCCGATCCGGAGCTGGCCAGGACAAAGAAGAGGATGGAGGTCAGGGGGGAGCCACCAAGTCCGGTAAACCCGCCGAAAGGCTGCCGCTTCCATCCCCGCTGTCCCCTGGCCAAGGCAGGCCTCTGCGACAGGAGGGAGCCACCACTAATCGAGGTTGAGA
- a CDS encoding ABC transporter ATP-binding protein: MPEPLVEIKNLSVYFYTYAGIVKAIEDVSFDIYRGETLALVGETGCGKSVTSRSITRLIESPGRIVNGQVVYHRADGSTVDLLKIGEEGIREIRGNEIAYIFQDPHSSLDPLYTVGYQVGEAMEVHNKVKNIKEGIAKAVNVLREVMLPDPESRVKNYPHELSGGMKQRVVIGAGIANNPRLLIADEPTTALDVTVQAQILDLLNELKRKYNATVLLITHNLGVVAETAQRVVVMYAGKVVEIGTVDQIFHNPLHPYTAALLKAVPNPLGEIETLESIPGTVPNLITPPSGCRFHPRCPFATQVCRETVPVLKEIEPNHFVACHRY, from the coding sequence ATGCCTGAACCCCTGGTTGAGATCAAAAACCTCAGCGTGTACTTCTACACCTACGCCGGTATAGTCAAGGCAATAGAGGACGTGTCCTTTGACATATACCGTGGTGAAACCCTCGCCCTCGTGGGTGAAACCGGCTGTGGAAAGAGCGTGACCTCAAGGTCGATAACCCGTCTTATAGAGAGCCCGGGCAGGATAGTGAACGGGCAGGTCGTCTACCACAGAGCGGACGGCTCAACTGTTGACCTCCTCAAGATTGGGGAGGAGGGGATAAGGGAGATCCGGGGAAACGAGATAGCCTACATATTCCAGGATCCCCACTCCTCGCTCGATCCCCTCTATACCGTTGGATACCAGGTTGGGGAGGCCATGGAGGTTCACAACAAGGTGAAGAACATCAAGGAGGGCATTGCTAAAGCGGTTAATGTTCTCCGTGAGGTCATGCTTCCGGACCCGGAAAGTAGGGTAAAGAACTACCCCCACGAGCTGAGTGGAGGAATGAAGCAGCGTGTTGTCATAGGAGCTGGAATAGCCAACAACCCTCGCCTCCTCATAGCCGATGAACCAACGACGGCGCTAGACGTTACGGTTCAGGCTCAGATACTTGATCTGCTCAATGAGCTGAAGAGGAAGTACAACGCGACCGTCCTGCTTATAACCCACAACCTCGGTGTCGTTGCGGAGACCGCCCAGCGCGTCGTCGTCATGTACGCGGGCAAGGTCGTTGAGATAGGGACGGTTGACCAGATCTTCCACAACCCCTTGCACCCCTACACAGCCGCACTTTTGAAGGCCGTGCCGAATCCTCTGGGAGAGATAGAAACTCTTGAGAGCATTCCGGGAACTGTTCCGAACCTGATAACACCTCCATCTGGCTGTCGCTTCCATCCAAGGTGCCCATTCGCAACCCAGGTATGCAGGGAGACGGTGCCAGTGCTGAAAGAGATCGAACCGAACCACTTTGTAGCCTGCCACAGGTATTGA